In Papaver somniferum cultivar HN1 chromosome 1, ASM357369v1, whole genome shotgun sequence, a genomic segment contains:
- the LOC113348893 gene encoding nicotianamine synthase-like translates to MGSLGSCNEEELLIQNVSEIYNNLSTLESLKPSKDVNSLFTQLVQTCIPPSPIDVTKLSVTDQGIRSELIRLCGEAEGLLEAHYSSLLGAYDDPLDHITTFPYYTNYVKLGRLEYTILSNYITNSNPNHIAFIGSGPMPLTSIVLASNHLKATTFHNYDIDVSANALASKLVSADPDLSKRMLFHDTDIMDVTNGLYDYEVVFLAALVGLNKEDKRKVIDHLAKHMAPGALLMLRSAHGARGFLYPIVEPSDLPGFEVLAVFHPMDEVINSVLVARKIKNQVKQGYCGTGEASASK, encoded by the exons ATGGGTTCATTAGGTTCATGCAACGAAGAAGAATTGTTAATTCAAAATGTTTCTGAAATCTATAACAACTTATCAACCTTAGAGAGCCTCAAACCTTCAAAAGATGTCAACAGCCTTTTCACACAACTTGTCCAAACTTGCATTCCACCGTCCCCAATTGATGTCACCAAGCTATCAGTCACAGACCAAGGAATCCGTTCCGAACTCATTCGTCTCTGTGGGGAAGCTGAAGGCCTCTTAGAAGCTCATTATTCGAGCCTTTTAGGTGCTTACGATGACCCACTTGATCATATAACCACCTTTCCATATTACACAAATTATGTCAAACTTGGCCGCCTTGAGTATACTATACTGAGCAATTATATCACAAACTCAAACCCGAATCACATCGCTTTCATTGGTTCCGGTCCAATGCCTCTTACTTCCATTGTGTTGGCTTCAAACCACCTGAAGGCCACTACCTTTCACAATTACGATATCGACGTATCTGCCAATGCGTTGGCTTCTAAGTTGGTCTCTGCAGATCCCGACTTGTCCAAGCGGATGTTATTCCATGATACTGATATTATGGATGTCACCAACGGTTTATACGACTATGAAGTTGTTTTCTTGGCTGCTTTAGTTGGTTTGAACAAAGAAGATAAGCGCAAAGTGATTGATCATTTGGCTAAGCACATGGCACCTGGTGCCTTACTAATGTTGAGGAGTGCTCATGGTGCTCGTGGGTTTCTCTATCCCATTGTTGAGCCTAGTGATTTACCTGGTTTTGAGGTTCTCGCAGTTTTTCATCCAATGGACGAGGTAATAAACTCAGTGCTTGTTGCGCGTAAGATTAAGAACCAAGTAAAGCA AGGTTATTGTGGAACTGGAGAAGCCTCTGCTTCAAAATAA